A single window of Nocardia sp. NBC_01327 DNA harbors:
- a CDS encoding AI-2E family transporter, whose product MTSEISPSERAAAWAIPRGLIVLLAVAAAVVAVAGARAFAAVLGPLFLAMMLTIAVQPVQNWAQRRGWPAWAGMLAALTAVNLILAALAGALILSVAQLAGELPQYSDRLNDLLDQLRHLLSDVGVSQDKVHEMLSGIDLGKLVSVLDHTLRGLLGVVSNLVFVLALLLFMAVDGMTIGRRMELMRRERPDIAQAFDIFARGTRKYLVVTTVFGAIVAVLDGSALWLLDVPLPVLWALLSFITNYIPNIGFVIGVIPPALLALLDGGVGRMVWVIVVYIVLNVLVQSVIQPKFVGDAVGLGVTLTFLSLVFWSWVLGPLGALLAVPLSLLVKALLLDIDPATQWLDVLIGDRIPARLESDADSAPTT is encoded by the coding sequence ATGACCTCCGAAATCAGTCCCTCCGAACGTGCTGCGGCATGGGCGATTCCGCGTGGGCTCATCGTTCTGCTCGCGGTGGCCGCGGCCGTCGTGGCGGTCGCCGGCGCCAGGGCGTTCGCGGCAGTGCTCGGCCCGCTGTTCCTCGCCATGATGCTGACCATCGCGGTGCAGCCGGTGCAGAATTGGGCGCAGCGACGCGGCTGGCCCGCGTGGGCCGGGATGCTGGCCGCCTTGACCGCGGTGAATCTGATCCTGGCCGCGCTCGCCGGAGCTCTGATCCTGTCGGTCGCGCAATTGGCCGGTGAGCTGCCGCAGTATTCGGACCGGTTGAACGATCTCCTCGATCAACTGCGGCACCTGTTGTCCGATGTCGGGGTGAGTCAGGACAAGGTGCACGAGATGCTCAGCGGCATCGATCTCGGCAAGCTGGTCTCGGTCCTGGACCACACCTTGCGCGGATTGCTCGGCGTGGTCTCGAATCTGGTATTCGTGCTCGCCCTGCTGCTGTTCATGGCGGTCGACGGAATGACCATCGGCCGGCGCATGGAGTTGATGCGCCGCGAAAGGCCGGATATCGCACAGGCTTTCGACATCTTCGCGCGGGGTACGCGCAAATACCTCGTTGTCACCACGGTATTCGGCGCCATTGTGGCGGTGCTGGACGGATCGGCGCTGTGGCTGCTGGACGTTCCGCTGCCCGTGCTGTGGGCGCTGCTGTCGTTCATCACCAACTACATCCCCAATATCGGCTTCGTCATCGGGGTGATCCCGCCTGCGCTACTGGCCCTGCTCGACGGCGGTGTGGGGCGGATGGTCTGGGTGATCGTCGTCTACATCGTGCTGAATGTGCTGGTGCAGTCGGTCATTCAGCCGAAGTTCGTCGGGGACGCCGTCGGACTGGGCGTCACCCTGACCTTCCTGTCGCTGGTGTTCTGGTCCTGGGTGCTGGGCCCGCTCGGGGCCCTGCTCGCCGTTCCGCTGTCGCTGCTGGTCAAGGCGCTGCTGCTGGATATCGACCCCGCCACCCAATGGCTGGATGTCCTCATCGGCGACCGGATACCCGCCCGGCTCGAATCCGATGCCGATTCCGCGCCGACGACGTAG
- a CDS encoding formylglycine-generating enzyme family protein → METLGLTEVKSVPAQTFTMGSDDHYPEEAPAHRVGLDAFGIEVAPVTNAQFARFVRDTGYRTVAERPLDPAQFPGAPAENLLPGSMVFTPTPGPVDLRHLDQWWTWVPGAHWKRPEGPGSALADRADHPVVHIAFEDAAAYADWAGRALPTEAQWEAAARGGLAHAEFTWGEHSEDGDTALANYWHGDFPWRARRGYGRTTPVGAFPANAYGLHDMAGNVWEWTTDWYSQGHRESAGGCCAPRNPRGAAMTDSFDPRQPQFTVPRRVIKGGSFLCADSYCRRYRPAARRPQMIDTGMSHIGFRCVTTVAP, encoded by the coding sequence GTGGAGACCCTGGGCCTCACCGAGGTGAAATCCGTTCCCGCGCAAACCTTCACCATGGGGTCCGACGACCACTATCCGGAAGAGGCGCCCGCGCACCGGGTCGGTCTCGATGCGTTCGGCATCGAGGTCGCCCCGGTGACCAACGCGCAGTTCGCTCGGTTCGTCCGGGACACCGGCTACCGCACGGTCGCCGAGCGCCCGCTGGACCCGGCACAGTTTCCGGGCGCACCGGCGGAGAATCTGCTGCCCGGATCGATGGTCTTCACCCCGACGCCGGGGCCGGTCGATCTGCGCCACCTCGATCAGTGGTGGACGTGGGTGCCGGGCGCGCACTGGAAACGACCCGAGGGACCCGGCTCAGCGCTCGCCGACCGGGCAGATCACCCCGTGGTGCACATCGCGTTCGAGGATGCGGCCGCGTATGCGGACTGGGCCGGGCGCGCGCTGCCCACCGAAGCCCAGTGGGAGGCCGCCGCGCGCGGCGGCCTCGCGCACGCCGAGTTCACCTGGGGTGAGCATTCGGAGGACGGTGATACGGCACTGGCGAACTACTGGCACGGCGACTTTCCCTGGCGTGCCAGGCGCGGATACGGGAGGACCACACCGGTCGGCGCCTTTCCCGCCAACGCCTACGGATTGCACGATATGGCCGGCAATGTCTGGGAGTGGACAACCGACTGGTACTCCCAGGGGCACCGTGAATCCGCGGGCGGGTGCTGTGCGCCGCGCAATCCGCGCGGCGCCGCGATGACCGACAGTTTCGACCCGCGCCAACCACAGTTCACGGTGCCGCGCAGGGTGATCAAGGGCGGCTCCTTCCTGTGCGCCGACAGTTATTGCCGCCGTTACCGTCCCGCCGCGCGCCGCCCGCAGATGATCGATACCGGTATGAGCCACATCGGATTTCGCTGCGTCACCACGGTCGCTCCATAG
- a CDS encoding arylsulfatase, whose protein sequence is MPDSKPNILVIWGDDIGISNISCYSDGLMGYRTPNIDRLAAEGMKFTDSYGEQSCTAGRAAFITGQSVYRTGMSKVGAPGADVGLQAGDPTIAELLKPLGYATGQFGKNHLGDLNKYLPTAHGFDEFYGNLYHLNAEEEPELPDYPDLKDFPRLHEMVLPRGVIHSWATEEDTGEVDERYGPWGKQRIEDTGPLSKLRMETIDDDITERAKDFIGRQHAAGTPFFVWMNTTHMHLRTHTKPESIGQAGRWQSPYHDTMIDHDRNVGDVLDYLDELGIAEDTIVIYSTDNGPHANSWPDAATTPFRSEKDTNWEGGFRVPEVIRWPGRIPAGVVSNEIVQHHDWLPTFLAAAGDPDIVEKLKKGHTAGDKNFKVHIDGYNLVPYLTGEVPTSPRKGLVYFSDDCDVLGLRFDNWKIVFMEQRSQGTLGVWAEPFTPLRLPKIFNLRTDPYERADTTSNTYWDWFLDHDFITAYATAIVTQFLDTFKEFPPRQEPASFTVDQAVKKLHEYLTMRRPMITEA, encoded by the coding sequence GTGCCGGATTCGAAGCCCAATATTCTGGTCATCTGGGGCGATGACATCGGAATCAGCAATATCAGCTGCTACAGCGACGGGTTGATGGGTTATCGGACACCCAATATCGACCGGCTCGCGGCCGAGGGCATGAAATTCACCGATTCGTACGGCGAGCAGAGCTGTACGGCCGGCCGGGCCGCGTTCATCACCGGTCAGAGTGTGTATCGGACCGGAATGAGCAAGGTCGGTGCGCCGGGCGCGGATGTGGGCTTGCAGGCGGGAGATCCGACCATCGCCGAACTGCTCAAGCCGCTCGGATACGCCACCGGGCAATTCGGTAAGAATCATCTCGGCGACCTCAACAAGTACCTGCCGACCGCGCACGGCTTCGACGAGTTCTACGGCAACCTGTACCACCTCAATGCCGAGGAGGAGCCCGAGCTCCCGGACTATCCCGACCTGAAGGATTTCCCCCGGCTGCACGAGATGGTGCTACCGCGCGGCGTCATTCATTCGTGGGCGACCGAGGAGGACACCGGGGAGGTCGACGAGCGTTACGGGCCGTGGGGTAAGCAGCGCATCGAGGACACCGGACCGCTCAGCAAATTGCGGATGGAGACCATCGATGACGACATCACCGAGCGCGCAAAGGATTTCATCGGTCGTCAGCACGCGGCGGGCACCCCGTTCTTCGTGTGGATGAACACCACCCATATGCATCTGCGCACCCACACCAAGCCCGAGAGCATCGGTCAGGCCGGGCGCTGGCAGTCGCCGTACCACGACACCATGATCGACCACGACCGCAATGTCGGCGATGTGCTGGACTACCTCGACGAGCTCGGCATCGCCGAGGACACCATCGTCATCTACAGCACCGACAACGGCCCGCACGCCAACTCCTGGCCCGACGCCGCGACCACACCGTTCCGCAGTGAGAAGGACACCAACTGGGAGGGCGGCTTCCGGGTACCCGAGGTCATCCGCTGGCCCGGGCGCATTCCGGCCGGTGTGGTGTCCAATGAGATCGTGCAGCACCATGATTGGCTGCCCACCTTCCTGGCCGCCGCCGGTGATCCCGATATCGTCGAGAAGCTGAAGAAGGGGCACACCGCCGGGGACAAGAATTTCAAGGTGCACATCGACGGCTACAACCTGGTGCCGTATCTGACCGGCGAGGTGCCCACCTCTCCGCGCAAGGGCCTGGTCTACTTCTCCGACGACTGCGATGTGCTCGGCCTGCGATTCGACAACTGGAAGATCGTGTTCATGGAGCAGCGGTCGCAGGGCACGCTGGGCGTCTGGGCGGAACCGTTCACACCGCTGCGGTTGCCGAAGATCTTCAACCTGCGCACCGACCCCTACGAGCGTGCCGACACCACATCGAACACCTACTGGGACTGGTTCCTCGACCACGACTTCATCACCGCGTACGCCACCGCCATCGTCACCCAGTTCCTCGACACGTTCAAGGAGTTCCCGCCGCGGCAGGAACCCGCTTCGTTCACCGTCGACCAGGCGGTGAAGAAGCTGCACGAGTACCTCACAATGCGCAGGCCCATGATCACCGAGGCCTGA
- a CDS encoding HAD family hydrolase, protein MTRSELMSWHDGPTRTAIVEFVARIEAAGVPLPERVAVFDNDGTLWTEKPLQIQLQFIFALWAKMAAADPALADRQPFKAVVDKDFAWLSAAVDKHYAGDDTDMQTLMAGVVQASAGQEVEAYTAQAKAFLDGGTHPVLGLPYAQCVFAPMVELLRYLEAHGFTTYIASGGDRDFMRPAGSELYGIPGERVIGSSLGLRYADGAVTYTSDMGFFDDGPEKPVRIWSRIGRRPLLAAGNSNGDLPMLEFARDDALRLLVHHDDADREFAYDTGSEEALKTAADKGWTTVSVRNDWATVFPAATAPR, encoded by the coding sequence ATGACGCGGTCGGAACTGATGTCGTGGCATGACGGGCCGACGCGGACCGCGATCGTCGAATTCGTGGCCCGGATCGAGGCCGCGGGTGTGCCACTGCCCGAGCGGGTCGCCGTCTTCGACAATGACGGCACCCTGTGGACCGAGAAGCCCCTGCAGATCCAACTGCAGTTCATCTTCGCGCTGTGGGCGAAAATGGCCGCTGCCGATCCGGCTCTCGCCGATCGGCAGCCGTTCAAGGCGGTGGTGGACAAGGACTTCGCATGGCTCTCCGCAGCGGTCGACAAGCACTACGCCGGTGACGACACCGATATGCAGACCCTCATGGCGGGTGTCGTACAGGCCTCGGCAGGCCAGGAGGTCGAGGCCTACACCGCGCAGGCCAAGGCCTTCCTCGACGGCGGCACCCACCCGGTACTCGGGCTGCCCTACGCGCAATGCGTCTTCGCGCCGATGGTGGAATTGCTGCGCTACCTCGAGGCGCACGGCTTCACGACCTATATCGCCTCGGGCGGAGACCGTGACTTCATGCGTCCCGCCGGCAGCGAGTTGTACGGGATACCGGGCGAACGGGTCATCGGCAGCAGCCTCGGATTGCGGTACGCGGACGGCGCCGTCACCTACACCTCGGACATGGGCTTCTTCGACGACGGGCCGGAGAAGCCGGTGCGGATCTGGAGTCGGATCGGGCGCCGACCGCTGCTCGCCGCCGGAAACTCCAACGGCGACCTGCCCATGCTCGAATTCGCGCGCGACGACGCGCTGCGACTGCTCGTCCACCATGACGACGCCGACCGCGAATTCGCCTATGACACAGGCTCGGAAGAGGCGCTGAAGACCGCGGCGGACAAGGGCTGGACCACGGTCAGCGTGCGAAACGACTGGGCGACGGTGTTCCCCGCCGCGACCGCACCGCGCTAA